In Corylus avellana chromosome ca2, CavTom2PMs-1.0, the following proteins share a genomic window:
- the LOC132168894 gene encoding shaggy-related protein kinase alpha, which yields MASVGVAPTSGLREPSGHTVGVDRLPEEMNDMKIRDDKEMEATIVDGNGTETGHIIVTTIGGRNGQPKQTISYMAERVVGHGSFGVVFQAKCLETGETVAIKKVLQDKRYKNRELQTMRLLDHPNVVSLKHCFFSTTEKEELYLNLVLEYVPETVHRVIKHYNKLNQRMPMIYVKLYTYQIFRALSYIHRCIGVCHRDIKPQNLLVNPHTHQVKLCDFGSAKVLVKGEPNISYICSRYYRAPELIFGATEYTSAIDIWSAGCVLAELMLGQPLFPGESGVDQLVEIIKILGTPTREEIKCMNPNYTEFKFPQIKAHPWHKIFHKRMPPEAVDLVSRLLQYSPNLRCSALDALIHPFFDDLRDTNTRLPNGRFLPPLFNFKSHELKGVPVEILVKLIPEHARKQCPFLGL from the exons atggCTTCAGTGGGCGTAGCACCTACTTCTGGTTTGAGAGAGCCCAGTGGCCATACTGTCGGTGTTGATCGGTTGCCTGAGGAGATGAATGATATGAAAATCAGGGATGACAAA GAAATGGAAGCCACAATTGTTGATGGTAATGGCACAGAGACAGGTCATATAATTGTGACAACCATTGGTGGTAGAAATGGCCAGCCGAAGCAG ACTATAAGCTACATGGCCGAGCGTGTTGTTGGACATGGATCATTTGGAGTTGTGTTCCAA GCGAAGTGCTTAGAGACTGGTGAAACTGTGGCTATAAAGAAGGTTCTTCAGGATAAGAGGTATAAGAATCGGGAGTTACAAACCATGCGCCTGCTTGATCACCCAAATGTTGTCTCGTTGAAGCATTGTTTTTTTTCAACAACTGAAAAGGAGGAGCTTTACCTTAATCTTGTACTTGAGTATGTCCCTGAAACTGTTCATCGCGTGATCAAACACTACAACAAATTGAACCAAAGGATGCCGATGATATATGTGAAACTTTATACATACCAG ATCTTTAGGGCATTGTCATATATTCATCGCTGCATTGGAGTGTGTCACAGGGACATTAAacctcaaaatcttttg GTGAATCCACATACCCACCAGGTTAAATTATGTGACTTTGGAAGTGCGAAAGTCTTG GTGAAAGGGGAGCCAAACATTTCTTACATCTGCTCTAGGTATTATCGAGCACCAGAGCTTATATTTGGAGCTACTGAGTATACTTCAGCTATTGACATCTGGTCTGCTGGCTGTGTCCTTGCTGAGCTTATGCTTGGACAG CCCCTGTTTCCTGGTGAGAGTGGAGTCGACCAGCTTGTTGAGATAATCAAG ATTTTGGGCACTCCGACGAGGGAGGAAATCAAATGCATGAACCCTAACTATACGGAGTTCAAGTTCCCCCAGATCAAAGCTCATCCATGGCACAAG ATATTCCACAAGCGCATGCCTCCAGAAGCTGTTGATCTGGTTTCGAGACTACTACAATATTCCCCTAACCTACGATGCTCAGCC CTGGATGCCTTGATCCATCCCTTCTTTGATGATCTTCGCGACACAAACACTCGCTTGCCAAATGGACGTTTCCTTCCGCCGTTATTCAACTTTAAATCTCATG AATTGAAGGGGGTGCCAGTTGAGATTTTGGTGAAATTGATCCCAGAGCATGCAAGAAAGCAATGTCCCTTTCTTGGTTTGTAa